The Branchiostoma floridae strain S238N-H82 chromosome 17, Bfl_VNyyK, whole genome shotgun sequence genome has a window encoding:
- the LOC118404905 gene encoding fibropellin-1-like, producing the protein MDGKEKYKMVRRCFSVGSITKILLCFTFLVISRRDPALALTVVNQSPLMDPINTSYIKCVTDEPGEFVTFSAVDEFALPQNASTDDISPEEWPGKMMVLPPHPDDGYNRLGTYNCASFTASINTVKMPADASVRPEVYTKTFNAGEEIELKMNEFSTPSGASLSWDFNGEPLVNSFASSEVNLRSATSAESGTYHCYHEGYKEKGALTRVIVRDCAAGKWGPGCFLDCSECYNGGWCDDKTGQCVCPPGFYGETCDIACGPGRFGYECRKACDDITEDVAACMGKLFCVPDPFGCACIPGFTGIGCNEPCPRGTYGASCTQTCRCRLNLPCDAITGECPSGCADGYMGPSCQKACMVDNGVTYQGPVSTTESGYTCQRWDSQNPWQHGFNVDRTPMLQENYCRNPDNEPRPWCYTTSFAKRWEYCNIDRCEDVDNCSPETCQNGGSCRNGFQTFLCVCPRGYIGVNCETDIDECDSDPCQNGGTCVDNVGFYECQCLEGFYGQNCEEETNECLSEPCENGGTCLNTDEGLKCACVDGFTGTFCETEIDECLSDPCMNGGTCYDFMNYYVCDCRFGFAGDHCEDELEIDYCLQNQCQNSARCVSGNRSYMCLCSIEYTGDYCEQNLADFEKIPTANIIAAAIASIVVIAAIALGAYLYIKSYEAQRVIPLKKKDTPLVNAEEGKEAKKKGSHLSESTV; encoded by the exons ACCCTGCCCTGGCGCTGACTGTGGTGAACCAGAGCCCGCTGATGGACCCCATCAACACGTCATACATCAAGTGTGTCACGGATGAGCCGGGCGAGTTCGTCACCTTCTCGGCTGTGGACGAGTTCGC ACTTCCCCAGAACGCCAGCACAGACGACATCAGCCCTGAGGAGTGGCCCGGGAAGATGATGGTCCTGCCGCCCCACCCTGACGACGGGTACAACCGGCTGGGCACGTACAACTGCGCCTCCTTCACGGCAAGCATCAACACTGTCAAGATGCCGGCTGATG CTTCAGTGAGGCCGGAAGTGTACACCAAGACGTTTAACGCTGGAGAGGAGATCGAACTCAAGATGAACGAGTTTTCTACCCCGTCAGGAGCATCG ttatcctggGACTTTAATGGAGAACCACTGGTGAACAGTTTCGCCAGCAGCGAAGTCAACCTGCGATCAGCCACTTCTGCCGAGTCTGGAACCTACCACTGCTACCACGAGGGGTACAAGGAGAAGGGTGCGCTAACCAGGGTCATCGTGAGAG ACTGCGCAGCGGGAAAGTGGGGACCTGGGTGTTTCCTGGACTGTAGCGAGTGTTACAACGGCGGCTGGTGTGACGACAAGACTGGCCAGTGCGTGTGTCCGCCTGGGTTCTACGGAGAAACTTGTGACATCG CTTGCGGACCGGGCAGGTTTGGGTACGAGTGCCGGAAGGCCTGTGATGACATCACGGAGGACGTGGCAGCCTGCATGGGGAAACTGTTCTGTGTGCCTGATCCGTTCGGCTGTGCCTGTATTCCTGGGTTCACTGGGATAGGCTGTAACGAAC CATGCCCAAGAGGTACCTACGGCGCCAGTTGTACCCAGACATGCCGCTGTAGACTGAACCTGCCCTGTGACGCCATCACAGGGGAATGTCCCAGTGGGTGCGCGGATGGATACATGGGGCCCTCGTGCCAAAAAG cttGCATGGTGGACAATGGTGTGACGTACCAAGGCCCAGTCTCCACCACAGAGAGCGGCTACACCTGCCAGAGGTGGGACTCCCAGAACCCCTGGCAACATGGCTTCAATGTTGACCGGACTCCAATGCTTCAA GAAAACTACTGCCGTAACCCTGACAACGAGCCACGCCCATGGTGCTACACGACCAGTTTCGCCAAACGATGGGAGTACTGTAACATCGACCGATGTG AGGACGTTGACAACTGCAGCCCAGAAAcctgtcaaaatggcggcagctGTCGGAACGGCTTTCAAACCTTCCTGTGTGTCTGTCCGAGGGGATACATCGGGGTCAACTGTGAGACAG ATATTGATGAATGCGATTCGGACccgtgtcaaaatggcggaacttgTGTTGACAATGTGGGCTTCTATGAATGCCAGTGCTTGGAGGGATTCTATGGACAGAACTGTGAAGaag AAACGAACGAATGCCTGTCTGAGCCGTGCGAGAATGGAGGCACGTGTCTGAACACGGACGAAGGGCTCAAGTGCGCATGCGTGGACGGCTTTACCGGAACCTTTTGTGAAACAG AAATCGACGAGTGTTTGTCCGACCCTTGCATGAACGGAGGCACGTGTTACGACTTCATGAACTACTACGTCTGTGACTGTAGGTTTGGATTCGCTGGGGACCATTGCGAGGACGAGCTCG AAATAGACTATTGTCTGCAAAACCAGTGCCAGAACTCTGCCCGCTGTGTCAGTGGTAACAGGAGCTACATGTGCCTGTGTTCCATCGAATACACCGGCGACTACTGCGAGCAAA ATTTAGCGGACTTTGAAAAAATTCCAACCGCCAACATAATCGCAGCTGCCATCGCGTCCATAGTTGTGATCGCCGCGATCGCGCTGGGGGCGTACCTGTACATCAAGTCGTACGAGGCACAGCGCGTCATCCCTCTAAAGAAGAAAGACACACCGTTGGTTAACGCAGAGGAAGGGAAAGAGGCGAAGAAGAAGGGGTCACATCTTTCAGAAAGCACGGTGTGA